Genomic window (Pelodiscus sinensis isolate JC-2024 unplaced genomic scaffold, ASM4963464v1 ctg120, whole genome shotgun sequence):
GCcccagcgcccgggggggggcagagccgtcaGCCCGCGGGCCCcagcgcccggggggggcagagccgtcaGCCCGCGGGCCCCAgcgcccgggggggaggggcacaagtGTCAGTCCCTGGGCcccagcgcccggggggggggcagaaccgtCAGCCCACGGGCCCCAGCGCccctgggggggcagagccatAAGCCCTATGGGCCCcagcgcccggggggggcagagccgttAGCCCGCGGGACCcagcgcccggggggggcagagccatcAGCCCAACGGGCCCcagcgcccggggggggcagagccatcAGCCCACGGGCCCcagcgcccggggggggcagagcccataAGCCCTATGGGCCCcagcgcccggggggggcagagccgtcaGCCCGCGGGACAGCCCGCGGGAcccagcgcccgggggggggcagagccgtcaGCCCGCGGGAcccagcgcccgggggggggcagagccgtcaGCCCGCGGGAcccagcgcccgggggggggcagagccgtcaGCCCGCGGGAcccagcgcccggggggggggcagagccgtcaGCCGCGGGACCcagcgcccggggggggcagagccgtcaGCCCGCGGGACCCAGCgcacgggggggggcagaacccACAGGGTGGAGGTGAAGGCAGAGGAGCGGTCCTGGGGGGAATCCCCTCTCCCTTAGCCCCCCCCCGGCTGACCGGCTCTCGGAGAACTCCAGGCTGATGACGTTGAGCACCCGGTCCCGCCGGGCGGCGCAGAAGCAGGAGAGGAAGTCGCCCAGGCGCATGCGGCAGTCGGCCTGGCGGCCCACGTCGATCACGTCGATCTCCTTGTCGGGGCCTGGGGGGGCGCAGCGTGAGAGGCACCAGCCCGCTGCCCCCCGCAGCTCCAGGGCCCCCGCAGCCCCAGggtcccccactgccccccactgccccagggccccccgcagccccagggccccccgctgcctcccactgccccagggtcccccactgccccccactgccccagggcccccccgcagctccagggccccccgctgcctcccactgccccagggtcccccactgccccccactgccccagggccccccactgccccccactgccccagggccccccgcAGCTCCAGggccccccgctgcctcccactgccccagggtcccccactgccccccactgccccagggccccccactgccccagggccccccgcAGCTCCAGggccccccgctgcctcccactgccccagggtcccccactgccccagggccccccactgccccagggccccccgcAGCTCCAGggccccccgctgcctcccactgccccagggccccccgcAGCTCCAGGGCCCCCGCAGCCCCagggccccccgctgccccccgcaGCTCCAgggcccccgcagccccccgcaGCTCCAgggcccccgcagccccccactgccccccgcagCCCTAgggccccccgcagccccccactgccccccgcagCCGGCCCCCGCAGCCCCAGgggcccccccactgcccccccgcagccatagggcccccccactgccccagggcccccccactgccccctgcagcccccagggccccccccgcagccccagggcccctccccgccGGCGGCCTTACCCACGTAGTGCTCAATGTCCCGCACGGTgaaggacgggggggggcagcgtCATGCCCAGCCCCTCCTTCTTCAGCACCAGGATGGGGACGCTGAAGCTGTTCTCCTCCAGGTACTCGACTGTGAGCTGGGCCCCCGCTGGGCTTCAGGATCACCTCGTCCGCActgcggggggggaggcgcaggccaacggtgcagccacctctggggcggggcggcCCGGGGTAACCGCCGCATGGAACGCTGCCCCCCTCTGGGGCGAGGCGGGCCGGGTAACCGCCGCATGGAACGCTGCCCCCCTCTGGGGCGGGGGCGGCTCCGGGGTAACCGCCGCACGGAACGCTGCCCCCCTCTGGGGCGAGGCGGCCGGGTAACCGCCGCATGGAACGCTGCCCCCTCTGGGGCGGGGCGGCCGTGGTAACCGCCGCATGGAACGCTGCCCCCTCTGGGGGCGCTGAGGCGGCCGGGTAACCGCCGCATGGAACGCTGCGCCCCTCTGGGGCGGGGCGGCAGGGAAACGCTCGGCCCGGAGCAAGGGACTCCGGGGATGGAGCCGCAGGACGCTCGGCGCCCGGGTCAGACGCTGACGCGGCGAGGGAGGCGTGTGggaaccccggccccccccggcccctccccctcgcgCGCgcacccccggcccctcccaccgcgcgcgccccccgccggcccctccccccagcgcgcccccccagggccccctcccccccgcgcgcgcccccccggccccactccccccgcgcgcccccaccggcccctcccccccccagcgcccctcaccTGGGGAACGAGCGGGCTCGAAGCTCCTTTATGAACTGGGCGCTGCCCGTCCGCACGGCGCCGCCCggctccctgctcagcccccgcgtccctgctgcctctggggccCCCGGCGGGCGTTTCACTGCGGGAGACACGGGACCCGTGAGGGCGGCTCCGGCGGGGACGGGGGCCCGGGCAGGGTCCAGGTTACTCACTGACGGAGGGGCCGTGCGCCAGCTGGCAGTTGGGGCAGTGGTACAGGTCGATGTCGGCCGCCGcgtcctcctccacccccacgcAGCTGGGGAGAGAGCCGCTTAGCCACGGGCCAGGGGTCAGACCCCAGGAGCCCCCGCCCCCGAGGGGCCAGGCCCCGGCCCCATCCCCCCCCCGCGGGAACCACCGACCCCCGACAGGCCAGGCCCCGGCCCCATCCCCCCCCCGCGGGAACCACCAGCCCCCGACGGGCCAGGCCCCGGCCCCATCCCCCCCCGCGGGAACCACCGACCCCCGACGGGCCAGGCCCCGGCCCCATCCCCCCCCCGCGGGAACCACCAGCCCCCGACGGGCCAGGCCCCGGCCCCATCCCCCCCCCGCGGGAACCACCAGCCCCCGACGGGCCAGGCCCCGGCCCCATCCCCCCCCCGCGGGAACCACCAGCCCCCGACGGGCCAGGCCCcggccccatcccccccccacgGGAACCACCCATCCCCGCCGGGCCAGGCCCCGGCCCCATCCCCCCCGCGGGAACCACCCATCCCCGCCGGGCCAGGCCCcggccccatcccccccccacgGGAACCACCGACCCCCGACGGGCCGGACCCCGGCCCCATCCCCCCCCGCGGGAACCACCGACCCCCGACGGGCCGGACCCCGGCCCCATCCCCCCCGCGGGAACCACCGACCCCCGACGGGCCAGGCCCCGGCCCCATCCCCCCCGCGGGAACCACCGACCCCCGACGGGCCGGACCCCGGCCCCATCCCCCCCCGCGGGAACCACCGACCCCCG
Coding sequences:
- the PHF8 gene encoding LOW QUALITY PROTEIN: histone lysine demethylase PHF8 (The sequence of the model RefSeq protein was modified relative to this genomic sequence to represent the inferred CDS: deleted 2 bases in 2 codons), whose amino-acid sequence is MASVPVYCLCRLPYDVTRFMIECDGCQDWFHGSCVGVEEDAAADIDLYHCPNCQLAHGPSVMKRPPGAPEAAGTRGLSREPGGAVRTGSAQFIKELRARSFPSADEVILKPSGAQLTVEYLEENSFSVPILVLKKEGLGMTLPPPSFTVRDIEHYVGPDKEIDVIDVGRQADCRMRLGDFLSCFCAARRDRVLNVISLEFSESRSAGGGLRERGFPPGPLLCLHLHPVGSAPPRALGPAG